AGCGTATGGGGCTGGACTATGTTGATATCTTCTATTCGCACCGTGTAGATGAAAATACGCCAATGGAAGAAACCGCCTCGGCACTGGCTCAGGCGGTACAAAGTGGCAAGGCACTGTATGTGGGGATTTCATCATATTCTTCTGAACGCACCGCCAAAATGGTTGAGCTATTGCAGCAATGGAAGGTTCCACTGCTTATTCATCAGCCCTCCTACAATATTTTGAATCGTTGGGTTGAGCAGACTCATTTATTAGATACATTGGAGCAACAGGGGGTAGGTTGTATTGCCTTTACCCCGTTGGCTCAAGGGTTGTTAACGGGGAAATACCTTAATGGCATTCCCGATGATTCTCGAATGAAAAAAGAAGCTGGCGGTTCGCTGAAGGAGAATATGCTATCAGCCGCTAATCTGCGCAGTATCAAGGCACTGAATGCGTTAGCTCAACAACGTGGGCAATCATTGGCACAAATGGCATTGAGCTGGTTATTGAAAGATAATCGTGTGACCTCGGTATTGATCGGTGCCAGTCGCCCAGAGCAGTTGGAGGAAAACTGTGCAGCCTTGGCTAACCTGAGTTTTAGTGCTGAAGAGTTACGGGCGATTGATCAGCATGTGGTCGATGGGCAGCTTAATTTATGGCAGGCTTCTTCGGACCGTTAGCCCGTGATAACACGATAAGCCGGAGATGTTCTCCGGCTTTTTTATGGGCAAACCCCTTATTCGGATGATGAGCCCGCCGCCAACCCGACCTTCAGTAGCTTACCGTCACTCTCATCTGTTAGCAGATAGACATAACCATCTGGCCCGACCCGGACATCGCGGATACGCTCACCGCGATCACCCAGTAGACGCTCCTCTGCAATCACTTTGTCGCCATCCAACTGCAAGCGAATCAACTCCTTCTGAGCCAATGCGCCAATAAATAGTGAATGTTGCCACATGGGGAAGCGGGCTGCGTCATAGAAAGCCATGCCACTGATACCGGGTGATTTCTCCCAGTAATATGCCGGTTGCTCGGTGCCCTCAACATGGGTACCTTTCGCTTCTGGAATGGC
The sequence above is drawn from the Yersinia intermedia genome and encodes:
- the mgrA gene encoding L-glyceraldehyde 3-phosphate reductase: MPYQADPSRYNQMQYRFCGKSGLQLPALSLGLWHNFSFNNTLESQRTLLRKAFDLGITHFDLANNYGPPPGSAEQNFGKLLHDDFKPYRDELIISTKAGYNMWPGPYGAGSSRKYLLASLDQSLQRMGLDYVDIFYSHRVDENTPMEETASALAQAVQSGKALYVGISSYSSERTAKMVELLQQWKVPLLIHQPSYNILNRWVEQTHLLDTLEQQGVGCIAFTPLAQGLLTGKYLNGIPDDSRMKKEAGGSLKENMLSAANLRSIKALNALAQQRGQSLAQMALSWLLKDNRVTSVLIGASRPEQLEENCAALANLSFSAEELRAIDQHVVDGQLNLWQASSDR